The Vulpes vulpes isolate BD-2025 chromosome 10, VulVul3, whole genome shotgun sequence genome has a window encoding:
- the LHFPL7 gene encoding LHFPL tetraspan subfamily member 7 protein, which yields MVGSVWAALGLSLACISALGLISPAWFQSHTFSFGVLTYCSWPQGDSWNQSCGTFRSLDDIPDFAWKVSAAILLGGWLLLAFNAVLLLAWALAPKRLCPRRGSGPMPGVQAAAATVTIVGLLVFPISLASPFAKGACGASSVYHGGQCQLGWGYVIAILSAVLASFLPMIGWPHMTKVHGRIILFSGDTEKIILMPEMSI from the exons ATGGTGGGTAGCGTGTGGGCAGCCCTAGGACTTTCCCTAGCCTGCATCTCGGCCCTTGGCCTCATCTCTCCTGCGTGGTTCCAGTCCCACACCTTCTCCTTTGGCGTCCTCACCTACTGCTCCTGGCCTCAGGGTGACAGCTGGAACCAGAGCTGTGGGACCTTCAGGTCCCTGGATGATATTCCTGACTTTGCCTGGAAG GTCTCAGCTGCAATTCTCCTTGGAGGATGGCTCTTGTTGGCCTTCAATGCAGTTCTCCTCCTAGCTTGGGCCCTGGCCCCCAAAAGGCTGTGTCCCAGAAGGGGCAGTGGCCCAATGCCAGGGGTGCAGGCAGCTGCAG CCACTGTCACCATTGTGGGTCTGCTGGTTTTCCCCATCAGCCTGGCCTCTCCATTTGCCAAGGGAGCCTGTGGAGCCTCCTCTGTGTACCACGGTGGGCAGTGCCAGCTGGGCTGGGGCTATGTGATTGCCATCCTCAGTGCAGTCCTGGCCAGCTTCCTGCCTATGATTGGGTGGCCCCACATGACCAAGGTCCACGGGAGGATCATCCTCTTCTCTGGTGACACTGAGAAAATCATCCTCATGCCAGAAATGAGCATATAA